One Pempheris klunzingeri isolate RE-2024b chromosome 22, fPemKlu1.hap1, whole genome shotgun sequence DNA segment encodes these proteins:
- the phlda1 gene encoding pleckstrin homology-like domain family A member 1, protein MLENGRKVFKEGLLEKRSDGLLQLWKKKLCVLTEDGVLLLPPKQHDQPQLQPQHGGGDAGKVKELHFANMKTVDCVERKGKYVYFTVVMMEGKEIDFRCPQDEGWNAEITLQMVQYKNRQAILAVKSTRQKQQLLVVQMPGHKTVRSSPNVA, encoded by the coding sequence ATGCTGGAGAACGGCAGGAAGGTGTTCAAGGAGGGTCTACTGGAGAAGCGGAGCGAcgggctgctgcagctctggaaGAAGAAGCTCTGCGTCCTGACCGAGGACggcgtgctgctgctgccgcccaAACAGCACGACCAGCCGCAGCTGCAGCCGCAGCACGGCGGCGGGGACGCGGGCAAAGTCAAGGAGCTGCACTTCGCCAACATGAAGACCGTGGACTGCGTGGAGCGGAAGGGCAAGTACGTCTACTTCACGGTGGTCATGATGGAGGGGAAGGAGATCGACTTCAGGTGCCCGCAGGACGAGGGCTGGAACGCGGAGATCACCTTGCAGATGGTCCAGTACAAGAACCGGCAGGCGATCCTGGCCGTCAAGTCCACCcggcagaagcagcagctgctcgTGGTGCAGATGCCCGGACACAAGACGGTCCGCAGCTCGCCCAATGTGGCGTGA